Proteins found in one Planctomycetia bacterium genomic segment:
- the proC gene encoding pyrroline-5-carboxylate reductase, giving the protein MIALATVPGMADKRFGFLGAGRMATALAQGLATAGLTSPSSLIASDPLPAAREAFASTTGGGACETNAEVVSKSDVVVLAVKPQHMTQALADVRDAITDRHLVISIAAGIKLATIAAGLPRGRLVRVMPNTPCLVGQGASAYCLGRSATAEDGALVERLLSAVGKCVPVDEKLLDAVTGLSGSGPAYAFVMIEALSDGGVRMGLPRNVATLLAAQTLRGAAEMLITSGEHPGVLKDQVASPGGTTIAGLQALETGGIRAALMAAVEAATLRSAELGGG; this is encoded by the coding sequence GTGATCGCATTGGCCACGGTTCCAGGCATGGCGGATAAGCGGTTCGGATTCCTGGGCGCTGGACGCATGGCCACGGCGTTGGCGCAGGGCCTCGCCACGGCGGGATTGACCAGTCCCTCCAGTCTCATTGCCAGCGACCCGTTGCCGGCAGCACGCGAGGCCTTCGCTTCCACAACCGGCGGCGGCGCTTGTGAAACGAACGCCGAAGTCGTCTCAAAATCCGACGTCGTCGTGCTAGCCGTCAAGCCTCAGCACATGACCCAGGCCCTGGCCGACGTGCGCGACGCGATCACCGATCGCCATCTCGTCATCTCCATCGCCGCCGGAATCAAGCTCGCCACGATTGCCGCGGGTCTCCCGCGCGGACGGCTGGTGCGCGTGATGCCGAATACGCCTTGCCTGGTCGGCCAAGGAGCCAGCGCTTACTGTTTAGGGCGAAGCGCAACGGCAGAGGACGGTGCGCTGGTCGAACGGCTGCTCTCCGCAGTAGGTAAGTGCGTCCCCGTCGACGAAAAACTGCTCGACGCCGTGACCGGACTTTCAGGGTCGGGACCGGCTTATGCGTTCGTGATGATTGAAGCGCTGAGCGACGGCGGCGTCCGCATGGGGTTGCCGCGAAACGTCGCCACGCTGCTCGCCGCCCAGACCTTGCGCGGCGCGGCGGAGATGCTGATTACCTCGGGGGAACATCCCGGCGTGTTAAAAGATCAAGTCGCCAGCCCGGGCGGCACGACGATCGCCGGATTACAAGCTTTGGAAACGGGTGGAATTCGCGCAGCGCTGATGGCCGCCGTGGAAGCGGCGACGCTGCGCAGCGCGGAATTGGGAGGAGGTTGA
- the gcvT gene encoding glycine cleavage system aminomethyltransferase GcvT: MTTELARTPLHDWHAAHGGRMVDFAGWSMPVQYTSIVSEHQATRTQTGLFDISHMGRLRFDGPGAAAFLDQLVTRRVTDMTPGRIRYGLVVNEQGGVLDDVLTYRLPDASGGDYHCLVVNAGNREKILNWLAPRLADARDVTMTDLTRAWAMIAVQGPRALECARPLLEVDPAQLKYYTGVAMRIAGHAGIVSRTGYTGEDGVELMLDSGQAAEVWERLVAAGGIACGLGCRDTLRLEAAMPLYGHELTEAIDPYTADLAFAVDLDGRDFTGCEALAKLSEHPASRTRVGLTLSGKRVPREHFAVQKDGATVGEISSGTFSPTLEMPIAMAYVDRAHAALDTELFVDIRGRGEPARVVKLPFYRRKK; this comes from the coding sequence ATGACGACAGAGCTGGCTCGCACTCCGCTTCATGACTGGCACGCTGCGCACGGGGGGCGCATGGTCGATTTCGCCGGCTGGTCGATGCCGGTGCAGTACACGTCGATCGTCTCGGAACATCAGGCCACGCGCACTCAAACCGGCCTGTTCGATATCTCCCACATGGGTCGCTTGCGCTTCGACGGACCTGGCGCAGCGGCGTTTCTCGATCAACTCGTCACCCGCCGCGTCACCGACATGACGCCCGGCCGCATTCGCTACGGCCTGGTCGTCAACGAACAAGGCGGCGTACTTGACGACGTTCTCACGTATCGGCTGCCAGACGCCAGCGGCGGCGACTACCACTGCCTGGTGGTGAACGCCGGGAACCGCGAGAAGATTCTTAACTGGCTCGCTCCACGCTTGGCCGACGCCCGCGACGTCACGATGACGGACCTGACGCGCGCCTGGGCCATGATCGCCGTGCAAGGTCCGCGGGCGCTCGAATGTGCGCGACCTCTCTTGGAAGTCGACCCGGCCCAGTTGAAATACTACACGGGCGTCGCCATGCGGATCGCCGGGCATGCGGGGATCGTCAGCCGCACCGGCTACACGGGCGAAGACGGCGTCGAACTGATGCTGGATTCTGGCCAAGCCGCCGAAGTCTGGGAGCGCTTGGTCGCCGCCGGGGGAATTGCTTGCGGTCTCGGCTGCCGGGACACGCTGCGACTCGAAGCGGCCATGCCACTCTACGGCCACGAGCTGACCGAGGCGATCGATCCTTACACCGCCGACCTGGCGTTCGCCGTTGATCTCGATGGCCGCGACTTCACCGGATGCGAGGCTCTCGCGAAGTTGAGCGAACACCCCGCGTCGCGAACACGCGTCGGCTTGACACTTTCCGGCAAACGCGTGCCGCGCGAACATTTCGCCGTGCAGAAAGACGGCGCCACCGTCGGTGAAATCAGCAGCGGCACGTTTTCGCCGACGCTCGAGATGCCCATTGCGATGGCTTACGTCGACCGCGCGCACGCCGCGCTGGATACCGAATTGTTCGTTGACATTCGCGGCCGAGGAGAGCCGGCCCGAGTCGTGAAACTTCCCTTTTATCGCCGCAAGAAGTAA
- a CDS encoding Tex-like N-terminal domain-containing protein, which yields MSARISVSLGEIAASVGLPLGQIESTVELLDAGNTIPFITRYRKDQTGGLDEEQIRLIESRLARLRLLAERKQTILRSIESQGKLTPELAQAIQDADSTKRLEDLYLPFKPRKQTLATQARERGLEKLAEEILTADPACLDLDRRAADFINTDRKVATVADALLGAGHILAEWFSERADLRGKLREIVARTGRLISVAIDPERGAASTPSPKAEAPAPVATAESEDHAPLESVAIEGEPELAADAPEPESNEASHVEEQSSPAEATAEGEHAEESAESSPDEPPTELGESVEAASDAATEAVTAVEPAPTTAPAAAAHAKQSANAKAAARQKAKERERELKEKHQAKAFRDYFDFGEAISKVPPHRILAINRGERAHVLRVRVDSDFQAIEQAAFEALIQENHPHADLLCGCAMDALQRLIYPSLEREVRRELTDEAESHAVDVFARNLRSLLLQSPVRDRRLLAVDPGFKSGCKLAAIDEFGHLLAHAVVHLVGKEDRRAAAKAKMLEMIAEHHLSVIAIGNGTGCRETEEMVAEMLTGELTEAGAAYVIVNEAGASVYSTSPIGREEFPNYDATLRGAISIGRRLQDPLSELVKIDAANIGVGMYQHDVKAKHLRDSLDGVVESCVNFVGVDVNSASPALLRYVSGLNQLTARRVYDHRAQHGPFKSREDLKAVAGFGDAAFIQSAGFLKIAGGDNPLDTTWIHPESYAVATQVLERLGGATADLSDKQKLSELAGAADKLDLAALAAELQVGLRLLQDIVAQFKRPGRDPREELPQPIFKKGVLKLDDLAPGLELAGTVLNVVDFGAFVDVGLKDTGLVHVSQMADRYIQTPHQVVSVGDIVRVWVLEVDKERRRVSLTMIAPGTQRQHPEPRPRSDESRPPRDGRGPQQQQRRGGQQSQRPAPVGAGAGGPPAQRRARGGPPQGGNRKPQRRQQDYVPPPPPKPRPLVPITEKMRDGNEPMRTFGDLMQFFNQAKIPPEQPGDSAGENTSA from the coding sequence ATGTCTGCCAGAATTAGTGTTAGCTTGGGGGAGATCGCCGCCTCCGTTGGTTTGCCGCTCGGGCAAATCGAAAGCACCGTGGAATTGCTGGACGCGGGGAATACGATCCCGTTCATCACCCGGTATCGCAAAGACCAGACCGGCGGTCTGGACGAAGAGCAAATCCGACTCATCGAGTCGCGACTCGCGCGGCTTCGTTTACTGGCGGAACGCAAGCAGACAATTCTGCGCTCCATCGAGTCCCAAGGAAAACTTACGCCCGAGCTGGCGCAAGCAATTCAGGACGCCGACTCGACGAAGCGTCTCGAAGACCTCTACTTGCCCTTCAAGCCACGCAAGCAGACGCTTGCCACGCAAGCCCGGGAGCGCGGGCTGGAAAAGCTGGCGGAGGAAATCCTGACCGCCGATCCAGCCTGCTTGGACCTGGATCGCCGCGCTGCGGATTTCATCAACACCGATCGCAAAGTCGCTACCGTTGCCGACGCCTTGCTCGGCGCCGGACACATCCTCGCCGAATGGTTTAGCGAACGCGCCGACCTGCGCGGCAAACTGCGCGAAATCGTCGCGCGGACCGGCCGCTTGATCAGCGTGGCGATCGATCCGGAACGTGGCGCCGCGTCAACTCCGTCTCCAAAGGCCGAAGCGCCAGCGCCGGTCGCCACCGCTGAATCCGAAGATCACGCCCCACTCGAAAGCGTCGCCATCGAGGGCGAGCCGGAATTGGCTGCCGACGCGCCCGAGCCGGAATCCAACGAAGCGTCGCACGTCGAGGAGCAATCTTCGCCGGCGGAAGCGACCGCTGAAGGAGAGCACGCCGAGGAATCGGCCGAGAGTTCGCCGGATGAGCCGCCTACCGAGCTTGGCGAGTCAGTCGAAGCGGCTTCAGATGCTGCCACAGAAGCCGTGACGGCGGTCGAACCAGCCCCCACGACGGCGCCTGCCGCGGCCGCGCACGCGAAACAAAGTGCGAACGCCAAGGCCGCGGCTCGCCAAAAAGCCAAAGAGCGCGAACGCGAACTAAAAGAAAAACATCAGGCGAAGGCCTTTCGCGACTACTTCGATTTCGGCGAGGCGATCAGCAAGGTGCCGCCCCACCGCATCCTGGCGATCAATCGCGGCGAACGGGCGCATGTGCTGCGCGTGCGCGTCGATTCGGATTTCCAAGCGATTGAGCAGGCTGCTTTCGAGGCGCTCATTCAGGAGAATCATCCGCACGCGGACTTACTTTGCGGCTGCGCGATGGACGCGTTGCAGCGGTTGATCTATCCGAGTCTGGAACGCGAGGTGCGGCGCGAGCTTACCGACGAAGCGGAATCACATGCCGTCGACGTCTTCGCTCGCAACCTGCGGAGCCTGTTGCTGCAATCGCCCGTGCGGGATCGCCGGCTCTTAGCAGTCGACCCCGGATTCAAGAGCGGCTGCAAATTGGCGGCGATCGACGAATTCGGCCATTTGCTCGCCCACGCGGTGGTGCATTTGGTCGGCAAGGAAGATCGCCGTGCCGCGGCCAAGGCCAAGATGTTGGAGATGATTGCCGAACATCATTTGTCGGTGATTGCGATCGGCAACGGCACCGGCTGCCGCGAGACCGAAGAGATGGTTGCCGAGATGCTCACCGGCGAACTGACCGAGGCCGGCGCGGCGTACGTGATCGTCAACGAAGCCGGCGCCAGCGTTTATTCCACGAGCCCCATTGGCCGTGAAGAATTTCCGAATTACGACGCCACGCTCCGCGGCGCGATCTCGATCGGCCGCCGCTTGCAGGATCCGCTTAGCGAGTTGGTGAAAATCGACGCGGCGAATATCGGTGTCGGGATGTACCAGCATGACGTTAAGGCGAAGCATTTGCGCGACTCCCTGGACGGTGTCGTGGAATCGTGCGTGAACTTTGTCGGCGTCGACGTCAACTCCGCGAGCCCGGCGCTGTTGCGTTACGTCTCCGGCTTGAATCAACTCACGGCGCGACGCGTTTACGATCACCGCGCGCAACATGGCCCGTTCAAATCCCGCGAGGATTTGAAGGCCGTCGCCGGCTTCGGGGACGCGGCGTTTATCCAGTCGGCAGGCTTCCTGAAAATCGCCGGCGGCGACAATCCGCTCGATACCACTTGGATTCATCCCGAAAGTTACGCCGTCGCGACGCAGGTGTTGGAACGCCTCGGCGGCGCCACCGCCGATCTATCGGACAAGCAAAAGCTGAGCGAGCTGGCAGGGGCTGCCGACAAACTCGACCTGGCCGCCCTGGCCGCGGAATTGCAGGTCGGCTTGCGGCTGTTGCAAGACATCGTCGCCCAATTCAAACGTCCTGGCCGCGATCCCCGCGAAGAATTGCCGCAACCGATCTTCAAGAAGGGCGTGCTCAAGCTAGACGACCTTGCGCCCGGCTTGGAACTCGCCGGCACTGTGCTCAACGTGGTGGACTTCGGCGCGTTCGTCGACGTCGGCCTCAAGGACACGGGCCTGGTCCACGTAAGCCAGATGGCCGATCGTTATATCCAGACGCCGCATCAGGTGGTGTCCGTTGGCGATATTGTCCGCGTCTGGGTCCTGGAAGTCGACAAAGAGCGGCGCCGCGTTTCGTTGACGATGATCGCGCCGGGCACACAGAGGCAGCATCCCGAGCCGCGTCCTCGATCCGACGAAAGTCGCCCGCCGCGCGACGGACGTGGCCCCCAGCAGCAGCAACGACGCGGAGGCCAGCAGTCGCAACGGCCCGCGCCCGTCGGTGCAGGCGCGGGCGGACCGCCGGCTCAACGCCGTGCGCGCGGAGGACCGCCTCAGGGGGGGAATCGCAAGCCCCAGCGCCGGCAGCAGGACTATGTGCCGCCGCCACCGCCCAAACCACGTCCGCTGGTGCCCATCACCGAAAAAATGCGCGATGGAAATGAGCCCATGCGCACCTTCGGCGACCTGATGCAGTTCTTCAATCAGGCGAAAATCCCGCCGGAACAGCCGGGCGATTCGGCCGGTGAGAACACGAGCGCGTAA
- a CDS encoding HDIG domain-containing protein translates to MTLDRDAALALVFEYTESESLRRHMLAVEAAMAAYARKFGEDELTWSVVGLLHDFDYERWPNPPDHPLRGAEILRERGYPEHVIYAIKSHADYLVDCPRVSRLDKALYACDELCGFITAVAVIRPEKLAGLKVSSVQKKLKAKNFAAAVNRDDITRGAADLGVDIAEHIQFCIDAMAASAATLGLR, encoded by the coding sequence ATGACGTTGGACCGTGACGCCGCGTTGGCCTTGGTTTTTGAATACACCGAATCGGAGAGCCTGCGCCGGCACATGCTGGCAGTCGAGGCGGCGATGGCGGCCTACGCGCGAAAGTTCGGTGAGGATGAATTGACCTGGAGCGTCGTTGGGCTGCTGCACGACTTCGACTACGAACGCTGGCCCAATCCACCGGATCATCCGCTGCGCGGGGCGGAAATCCTGCGCGAGCGCGGCTATCCGGAGCACGTGATTTACGCGATCAAGTCGCACGCCGACTATCTGGTCGATTGCCCGCGCGTGTCGCGTTTGGACAAAGCGCTGTATGCCTGCGACGAACTGTGCGGGTTCATCACGGCCGTGGCGGTGATTCGGCCCGAAAAACTCGCTGGGCTAAAAGTATCCAGCGTGCAGAAGAAGTTGAAGGCGAAGAACTTCGCGGCCGCGGTGAATCGCGACGACATCACGCGCGGCGCGGCCGATCTCGGCGTCGACATTGCCGAACACATTCAGTTCTGCATCGACGCCATGGCGGCGTCAGCCGCGACGCTGGGGTTGCGCTAA
- the gcvPA gene encoding aminomethyl-transferring glycine dehydrogenase subunit GcvPA: MAYFFNTPEDRQAMLAAIGAGSVDELFAMVPAELRLARPLALPAAMTELELTAHMQQLAAANTSASDALCFLGGGSYDHFIPAVVDALSSRGEFYTSYTPYQPEASQGNLQAFFEYQSLICRLTGMEVSNASLYDGGSAVAEAVLMSMHATKRQRRVVVAASVHPEYRRILETYLINLGTELITVGAPDGTVSVDELAKAVDDETACVLVQQPNFFGCLEDVEAIGRAAHERGAMFVVSVDPISLGLLKRPGEYGADIVIAEGQSLGNPMAYGGPYLGIMACREDFARRMPGRIVGQTTDRDGRACLVLTLQTREQHIRREKATSNICTNQGLYALRATIYLSLMGPQGMREAAHLCLQKSHYAANQLTRAARFSMACDRPYFKEFVVRDADGQVETLLAEAMDQGIMAGVPLGEWYPEWSDCFLVAVTEKRTKDDIDRWAHCLTRVNSQREVAHA; encoded by the coding sequence ATGGCCTACTTCTTCAACACTCCTGAAGATCGACAAGCGATGCTCGCGGCGATTGGCGCCGGGAGCGTGGATGAGCTGTTCGCTATGGTGCCGGCGGAGTTGCGGCTGGCGCGGCCGCTTGCGCTGCCCGCGGCAATGACCGAGTTGGAACTCACCGCGCACATGCAGCAATTGGCCGCGGCGAATACGTCCGCGAGCGACGCGCTTTGCTTCCTTGGCGGCGGCAGCTACGACCATTTCATCCCGGCCGTGGTGGATGCGCTCAGCTCGCGCGGCGAGTTTTACACTTCCTACACGCCGTATCAGCCAGAAGCCAGCCAAGGCAATCTGCAAGCCTTCTTCGAATATCAATCGCTGATCTGCCGGCTGACCGGCATGGAAGTCTCCAACGCCAGCCTGTACGACGGCGGCAGCGCCGTGGCCGAAGCGGTGCTAATGAGCATGCACGCCACGAAGCGGCAGCGACGCGTCGTGGTGGCCGCGAGCGTGCATCCGGAGTATCGCCGAATTCTCGAAACATATCTCATCAACTTGGGAACGGAGTTGATCACCGTCGGCGCGCCGGACGGAACGGTGTCAGTCGACGAACTGGCCAAGGCCGTCGACGACGAGACTGCCTGCGTGCTGGTGCAGCAGCCGAACTTCTTCGGTTGCTTGGAAGACGTGGAGGCGATCGGCCGCGCGGCGCATGAGCGCGGCGCGATGTTCGTCGTCTCCGTCGACCCAATCAGCCTCGGCTTGCTCAAACGTCCCGGCGAATACGGCGCCGATATCGTCATCGCCGAAGGACAGTCGCTCGGCAACCCCATGGCTTACGGCGGACCGTACCTCGGTATCATGGCCTGCCGCGAGGATTTCGCCCGCCGCATGCCGGGACGCATCGTCGGTCAAACGACCGATCGCGACGGCCGCGCCTGCCTGGTGCTCACGCTGCAAACCCGCGAGCAGCACATTCGCCGCGAAAAGGCGACCAGTAATATCTGCACGAATCAAGGTCTCTACGCGCTGCGGGCCACGATTTATCTGTCGCTGATGGGGCCGCAAGGCATGCGCGAGGCGGCGCACCTCTGCTTGCAAAAATCGCATTACGCGGCGAATCAGTTAACCCGCGCCGCGCGATTCTCGATGGCGTGCGATCGACCCTATTTCAAAGAATTCGTCGTCCGCGACGCCGACGGCCAGGTGGAAACGTTGCTCGCGGAGGCGATGGACCAAGGCATCATGGCGGGCGTGCCGCTCGGCGAATGGTACCCGGAATGGTCCGATTGCTTCCTGGTCGCGGTCACCGAGAAACGTACCAAGGACGACATCGACCGTTGGGCCCACTGCCTGACCCGCGTCAACAGCCAAAGGGAGGTGGCCCATGCGTAA
- the gcvPB gene encoding aminomethyl-transferring glycine dehydrogenase subunit GcvPB gives MRNTRATQSLFTLSKPGRRGALLPACDVPEQPLESLLPKSAVADVPPPLAELAEPDVVRHFTNLSTLNMSVDTHFYPLGSCTMKYNSKRNERLVALPGMADLHPYQREETLQGMLRLLYEMQEMLGEIAGLPVVSLQPAAGAHGEMTALFVAAAYFRDLGQRRTKVLAPDSAHGTNPASAAMAGFDTLSVKSNPDGTVDLNDLSAKLDQETAVFMITNPNTLGMFDGQIREIARRVHEVGALIYLDGANMNAILGITRPGDFGADMMHFNPHKTFSGPHGGGGPGAGPIAVTERLGVYLPAPLVARDASGAYRLDYDRPKSIGRVRAFFGNVGVLVRAYCYIRTHGPDGLRRVSEEAVLNANYLLSQVKSFLPVPQGDRCMHEFIASATKVKGERGVSAMDIAKRLLDYGFHAPTVYFPPIVREAMMIEPTETESKETLDAFAAALRKIIDEPAELLHAAPHTTVISRPDEVKAARNPAVRWLEEKADGTGTGK, from the coding sequence ATGCGTAACACTCGAGCGACGCAATCGCTATTCACCTTGTCAAAGCCCGGCCGGCGCGGCGCGCTGCTGCCGGCCTGCGACGTGCCGGAGCAACCGCTGGAGTCGCTGTTGCCAAAGTCGGCGGTGGCCGACGTGCCCCCCCCATTGGCGGAATTGGCTGAACCGGACGTCGTGCGGCATTTCACGAACTTGTCGACCTTGAACATGTCGGTCGACACGCATTTCTATCCGCTCGGCTCCTGCACGATGAAGTACAACTCGAAGCGCAACGAACGTCTCGTCGCCTTGCCGGGCATGGCCGATCTGCATCCCTACCAGCGCGAAGAAACGCTGCAAGGCATGTTACGGCTGCTCTACGAAATGCAGGAAATGCTCGGCGAAATTGCCGGTTTGCCCGTGGTGTCTTTGCAACCGGCCGCCGGCGCCCACGGCGAAATGACGGCGCTGTTCGTCGCCGCGGCGTATTTTCGCGATCTCGGCCAGCGCCGCACCAAGGTGCTCGCGCCGGACAGTGCGCATGGCACCAACCCGGCCAGCGCCGCGATGGCCGGTTTCGATACGCTCTCGGTAAAAAGCAATCCGGACGGCACGGTCGATCTCAATGACCTCTCCGCGAAGCTCGATCAAGAGACGGCCGTGTTCATGATCACCAATCCGAACACGCTGGGCATGTTCGACGGGCAGATCCGCGAGATCGCGCGGCGCGTGCATGAAGTCGGCGCGCTCATTTATCTTGACGGCGCGAACATGAACGCGATTCTGGGCATCACGCGCCCGGGCGATTTCGGCGCGGACATGATGCATTTCAATCCACACAAAACCTTCAGCGGCCCGCATGGCGGCGGCGGCCCCGGCGCGGGACCGATCGCAGTCACGGAGCGCTTGGGTGTTTACTTACCGGCGCCGCTCGTGGCGCGCGACGCTTCCGGCGCTTATCGTCTCGACTACGATCGCCCAAAATCAATCGGCCGTGTGCGCGCGTTTTTCGGTAACGTCGGCGTGTTGGTGCGGGCGTACTGTTACATCCGGACGCACGGCCCCGACGGTCTCCGGCGCGTGTCGGAAGAGGCGGTACTGAACGCCAACTACCTGTTGAGCCAGGTGAAGTCGTTCCTGCCGGTCCCCCAGGGCGACCGCTGCATGCACGAGTTCATCGCCTCGGCCACGAAGGTCAAAGGCGAACGCGGCGTCTCAGCGATGGACATCGCCAAGCGCCTCCTCGACTACGGTTTTCACGCCCCCACGGTCTATTTCCCGCCAATCGTCCGCGAAGCGATGATGATCGAACCGACGGAAACCGAAAGCAAAGAAACCCTCGACGCCTTCGCGGCAGCCCTCCGCAAGATCATCGACGAACCCGCCGAGCTGCTGCACGCCGCCCCGCACACGACGGTAATCAGCCGCCCGGACGAGGTGAAAGCGGCGCGAAATCCTGCGGTGCGGTGGTTAGAGGAAAAAGCCGATGGTACTGGCACGGGCAAGTGA
- the gcvH gene encoding glycine cleavage system protein GcvH — translation MTPNDLLYAKTHEWVKVDNAAKVATIGVSAFAVEALTDLVYIELPAVGKTVKAGEPFGEIESVKAVSDLYSPVTGEVIEVNSGLASDLGVLNEDPYTKGWMIKVRLVDESSLSKLLNAADYEKQCSEDAH, via the coding sequence GTGACTCCCAACGATTTGCTGTACGCCAAAACGCACGAGTGGGTCAAGGTGGACAACGCCGCGAAGGTCGCCACGATCGGCGTCTCGGCCTTTGCCGTCGAAGCGTTGACGGACCTGGTCTACATCGAACTCCCCGCGGTCGGCAAAACCGTCAAGGCCGGCGAACCATTCGGCGAAATCGAATCCGTGAAAGCAGTCAGCGATCTCTACAGCCCCGTCACGGGTGAAGTGATCGAAGTCAACAGCGGCCTGGCCAGCGATCTCGGCGTGCTGAACGAAGACCCCTACACCAAAGGCTGGATGATCAAAGTCCGCTTGGTGGACGAGTCTTCGTTGTCAAAACTCTTGAACGCAGCAGATTACGAGAAGCAATGCAGCGAGGATGCACATTAG